A genomic stretch from Aedes albopictus strain Foshan chromosome 2, AalbF5, whole genome shotgun sequence includes:
- the LOC109431714 gene encoding deoxyribodipyrimidine photo-lyase isoform X2: protein MKKASSSKADGPAEKKAKVEGGPIKVDDFVEKFKTTRKETAKSILDFDFKKKRVRILSDAKEVDENKKGVVYWMSRDARVQDNWAFLFAQKLALKNELPLHVCFSLVPKFLDATIRHYKFMLKGLEEVAKECESLNINFHMLTGLAKDTIPKFVKTHDIGAVVCDFSPLRVPMKWVEDVHKSLPAEVPLCQVDAHNIVPLWVTSEKQEYAARTIRNKVNGNLGTYLTQFPPVIKHPHKASFKANPIDWVKLLDTIEVDRSVDEVDWATPGYTGGVGMLQSFVEKRLRKFNAKRNDPTDDALSNLSPWFHFGQISVQRCILAVKKYGKGFSEGVAAFCEESIVRRELSDNFCYYNKNYDNLKGAYDWAQKTLNDHRKDKRTYVYSREQLEQARTHDDLWNSAQIQMVKEGKMHGFLRMYWAKKILEWTKTPEEALETAIYLNDRYQLDGRDPNGYVGCMWSIAGIHDQGWREREVFGKIRYMNYEGCKRKFDVAAFVARYGGKVYKK, encoded by the exons atgaagaaagcaTCCTCTTCGAAAGCGGACGGACCCGCCGAGAAGAAAGCCAAAGTCGAAGGCGGACCAATCAAGGTGGATGACtttgtggagaaattcaaaaCCACCCGGAAGGAAACGGCCAAgtccatcttggatttcgattTCAAGAAGAAACGCGTACGCATCCTCTCCGACGCCAAGGAGGTGGACGAGAACAAAAAGGGCGTCGTTTACTGGATGTCCCGCGATGCCCGAGTGCAGGACAATTGGGCGTTTTTGTTCGCCCAGAAGCTGGCGCTGAAGAACGAACTCCCGTTGCACGTTTGCTTCAGCCTGGTGCCGAAGTTTCTCGATGCTACTATCAGGCACTACAAGTTCATGCTGAAAG GACTTGAGGAAGTCGCAAAGGAATGTGAATCTCTAAACATCAATTTCCACATGTTGACCGGTCTGGCCAAGGATACCATTCCGAAGTTCGTCAAAACGCACGACATTGGAGCCGTTGTGTGTGACTTCAGCCCACTTCGGGTTCCCATGAAATGGGTGGAAGACGTTCACAAATCACTGCCAGCCGAAGTGCCTCTCTGCCAAGTGGATGCGCACAATATCGTTCCGCTGTGGGTAACGTCGGAAAAGCAAGAGTATGCAGCACGAACCATCCGAAACAAGGTGAATGGTAATCTCGGTACATATCTGACCCAGTTCCCACCGGTCATCAAGCATCCCCACAAGGCATCGTTCAAAGCTAACCCGATCGACTGGGTCAAGCTGTTGGATACGATCGAGGTGGACCGAAGCGTCGATGAAGTTGATTGGGCCACGCCAGGGTACACCGGAGGAGTTGGTATGTTGCAAAGCTTCGTCGAAAAACGCTTGAGAAAGTTCAATGCCAAACGAAACGATCCGACTGATGATGCTCTATCGAATCTCTCGCCTTGGTTCCACTTTGGCCAAATTTCCGTCCAGCGATGCATCTTGGCCGTGAAGAAGTACGGaaaaggattctctgaaggcgTGGCAGCTTTCTGTGAAGAATCTATCGTTCGTAGAGAGCTGTCCGATAATTTCTGCTATTACAACAAAAATTACGACAATTTGAAAGGAGCGTACGACTGGGCTCAGAAAACGTTGAACGACCATCGCAAGGATAAGCGGACCTATGTCTACAGCAGGGAACAGCTGGAGCAAGCTCGAACCCATGACGATCTATGGAACTCGGCGCAGATCCAAATGGTCAAAGAAGGCAAAATGCACGGTTTCCTTCGCATGTACTGGGCGAAGAAGATTCTCGAGTGGACTAAAACtccggaggaagccctggagacgGCGATTTACCTCAACGATCGCTACCAGCTGGACGGCCGAGACCCAAATGGATACGTTGGCTGCATGTGGTCCATTGCGGGCATCCATGACCAGGGCTGGCGGGAGCGGGAAGTGTTCGGAAAGATTCGCTACATGAACTATGAAGGATGCAAGCGGAAGTTCGACGTTGCCGCCTTTGTGGCGCGGTATGGCGGTAAAGTTTACAAAAAGTAA
- the LOC109431714 gene encoding deoxyribodipyrimidine photo-lyase isoform X1, translating into MFILHRISEASSITSRVGTFSKIMKKASSSKADGPAEKKAKVEGGPIKVDDFVEKFKTTRKETAKSILDFDFKKKRVRILSDAKEVDENKKGVVYWMSRDARVQDNWAFLFAQKLALKNELPLHVCFSLVPKFLDATIRHYKFMLKGLEEVAKECESLNINFHMLTGLAKDTIPKFVKTHDIGAVVCDFSPLRVPMKWVEDVHKSLPAEVPLCQVDAHNIVPLWVTSEKQEYAARTIRNKVNGNLGTYLTQFPPVIKHPHKASFKANPIDWVKLLDTIEVDRSVDEVDWATPGYTGGVGMLQSFVEKRLRKFNAKRNDPTDDALSNLSPWFHFGQISVQRCILAVKKYGKGFSEGVAAFCEESIVRRELSDNFCYYNKNYDNLKGAYDWAQKTLNDHRKDKRTYVYSREQLEQARTHDDLWNSAQIQMVKEGKMHGFLRMYWAKKILEWTKTPEEALETAIYLNDRYQLDGRDPNGYVGCMWSIAGIHDQGWREREVFGKIRYMNYEGCKRKFDVAAFVARYGGKVYKK; encoded by the exons ATGTTCATTCTACATCGTATCTCCGAAGCTAGTTCTATCACGTCACGCGTAG GTACATTttccaaaatcatgaagaaagcaTCCTCTTCGAAAGCGGACGGACCCGCCGAGAAGAAAGCCAAAGTCGAAGGCGGACCAATCAAGGTGGATGACtttgtggagaaattcaaaaCCACCCGGAAGGAAACGGCCAAgtccatcttggatttcgattTCAAGAAGAAACGCGTACGCATCCTCTCCGACGCCAAGGAGGTGGACGAGAACAAAAAGGGCGTCGTTTACTGGATGTCCCGCGATGCCCGAGTGCAGGACAATTGGGCGTTTTTGTTCGCCCAGAAGCTGGCGCTGAAGAACGAACTCCCGTTGCACGTTTGCTTCAGCCTGGTGCCGAAGTTTCTCGATGCTACTATCAGGCACTACAAGTTCATGCTGAAAG GACTTGAGGAAGTCGCAAAGGAATGTGAATCTCTAAACATCAATTTCCACATGTTGACCGGTCTGGCCAAGGATACCATTCCGAAGTTCGTCAAAACGCACGACATTGGAGCCGTTGTGTGTGACTTCAGCCCACTTCGGGTTCCCATGAAATGGGTGGAAGACGTTCACAAATCACTGCCAGCCGAAGTGCCTCTCTGCCAAGTGGATGCGCACAATATCGTTCCGCTGTGGGTAACGTCGGAAAAGCAAGAGTATGCAGCACGAACCATCCGAAACAAGGTGAATGGTAATCTCGGTACATATCTGACCCAGTTCCCACCGGTCATCAAGCATCCCCACAAGGCATCGTTCAAAGCTAACCCGATCGACTGGGTCAAGCTGTTGGATACGATCGAGGTGGACCGAAGCGTCGATGAAGTTGATTGGGCCACGCCAGGGTACACCGGAGGAGTTGGTATGTTGCAAAGCTTCGTCGAAAAACGCTTGAGAAAGTTCAATGCCAAACGAAACGATCCGACTGATGATGCTCTATCGAATCTCTCGCCTTGGTTCCACTTTGGCCAAATTTCCGTCCAGCGATGCATCTTGGCCGTGAAGAAGTACGGaaaaggattctctgaaggcgTGGCAGCTTTCTGTGAAGAATCTATCGTTCGTAGAGAGCTGTCCGATAATTTCTGCTATTACAACAAAAATTACGACAATTTGAAAGGAGCGTACGACTGGGCTCAGAAAACGTTGAACGACCATCGCAAGGATAAGCGGACCTATGTCTACAGCAGGGAACAGCTGGAGCAAGCTCGAACCCATGACGATCTATGGAACTCGGCGCAGATCCAAATGGTCAAAGAAGGCAAAATGCACGGTTTCCTTCGCATGTACTGGGCGAAGAAGATTCTCGAGTGGACTAAAACtccggaggaagccctggagacgGCGATTTACCTCAACGATCGCTACCAGCTGGACGGCCGAGACCCAAATGGATACGTTGGCTGCATGTGGTCCATTGCGGGCATCCATGACCAGGGCTGGCGGGAGCGGGAAGTGTTCGGAAAGATTCGCTACATGAACTATGAAGGATGCAAGCGGAAGTTCGACGTTGCCGCCTTTGTGGCGCGGTATGGCGGTAAAGTTTACAAAAAGTAA